The Carassius carassius chromosome 31, fCarCar2.1, whole genome shotgun sequence genome includes a region encoding these proteins:
- the LOC132111514 gene encoding UTP--glucose-1-phosphate uridylyltransferase-like isoform X1 produces MSLYFEGLSKELQRNPNKMAEFQEVMRQQLESSMQAELEKLLSTAKGEEAEVSKKDFEGFRKLFQRFLQVKGPSVEWAKINRPPEYSIQPYDKIKAKGIPDNIADSLNKLVVVKLNGGLGTSMGCKGPKSLIGVRNENTFLDLTVQQIEHLNKTYNADVPLVLMNSFNTDEDTKKILQKYTHHRVKIHTFNQSRYPRMNKESLLPVAKDMAMTGENADVWYPPGHGDIYASFYNSGLLEQLIAEGKEYIFVSNIDNLGATVDLYILNHLVSQPNGKRCEFIMEVTDKTRADVKGGTLIQYDGKLRLLEIAQVPKAHVDEFKSVTKFKIFNTNNLWISLSAIKRLQEQNAMDMEIIVNPKTINGGLNVIQLETAVGAAIKCFDNALGINVPRSRFLPVKTTSDLLLVMSNLYSLEAGSLNMSERREFPTTPHVKLGSSFTKVQEYVTRFESIPDMLELDHLTVSGDVTFGKQVSLKGTVIIIANHGDRIDIPAGSMLENKIVSGNLRILDH; encoded by the exons GTCTGAGTAAAGAGTTACAGAGAAATCCCAACAAGATGGCTGAGTTTCAGGAAGTGATGCGACAGCAGTTGGAGAGCTCTATGCAAGCCGAGCTGGAAAAACTCTTGAGCACAGCCAAAGGTGAAGAAGCTGAG GTGTCTAAGAAGGACTTTGAAGGCTTTAGGAAGTTATTCCAGCGATTTCTGCAGGTGAAGGGACCTTCAGTAGAATGGGCAAAAATCAACAGGCCCCCTGAGTACTCG ATCCAGCCATATGATAAGATCAAGGCCAAGGGTATTCCAGACAACATAGCAGACAGTCTGAATAAGCTGGTGGTGGTGAAGCTGAATGGAGGTCTGGGAACCAGCATGGGCTGCAAAGGGCCTAAGAGCCTTATTGGTGTCCGTAATGAGAACACTTTCCTGGATCTAACTGTCCAACAGATTGAG CACTTGAATAAAACATATAATGCTGATGTTCCACTGGTGCTTATGAATTCTTTCAATACGGATGAAGACACTAAGAAGATCCTACAAAAATACACGCACCACAGAGTCAAGATACACACTTTCAACCAGAGCAg GTATCCACGCATGAATAAGGAGTCCTTGTTGCCGGTCGCTAAGGACATGGCTATGACCGGAGAGAATGCAGATGTGTGGTATCCTCCTGGTCATGGTGACATTTATGCCAGCTTTTATAACTCCGGTCTGTTGGAGCAACTCATCGCTGAAGGGAAGGAGTATATTTTTGTCTCCAACATCGATAACCTGGGCGCAACGGTAGACCTGTACATACTGAACCACCTGGTGAGCCAGCCGAACGGCAAACGCTGTGAGTTCATCATGGAGGTCACAGACAAGACAAGAGCAGATGTGAAG GGAGGTACGCTCATTCAGTATGATGGTAAGCTTCGGTTATTGGAAATCGCCCAGGTTCCCAAAGCTCATGTAGATGAATTCAAATCAGTGACCAAGTTTAAGATCTTCAACACCAACAACCTGTGGATCTCCTTATCTGCCATAAAGAGACTACAGGAACAGAACGCCATGGACATGGAAATCATAGTCAACCCTAAG ACTATAAATGGGGGGCTGAATGTCATTCAGCTGGAGACCGCGGTGGGTGCTGCCATCAAGTGCTTTGATAACGCCTTGGGCATCAACGTGCCTCGCAGCCGCTTCCTTCCTGTCAAAACCACATCTGACCTCCTACTGGTTATGTCCAACCTGTACAGCCTGGAGGCAGGGTCTCTGAACATGAGTGAGAGGCGCGAGTTTCCCACAACTCCTCACGTCAAACTGGGCAGCTCCTTCACCAAG GTTCAAGAATATGTCACACGGTTCGAGAGCATTCCTGACATGCTAGAGTTGGATCACTTGACGGTGTCTGGTGACGTCACCTTCGGAAAGCAAGTCTCTCTAAAG GGAACCGTCATCATCATAGCCAACCATGGAGACCGAATCGACATTCCGGCCGGCTCTATGTTGGAAAACAAAATAGTGTCTGGAAACCTTCGAATCCTGGACCACTGA
- the LOC132111514 gene encoding UTP--glucose-1-phosphate uridylyltransferase-like isoform X2, which yields MAEFQEVMRQQLESSMQAELEKLLSTAKGEEAEVSKKDFEGFRKLFQRFLQVKGPSVEWAKINRPPEYSIQPYDKIKAKGIPDNIADSLNKLVVVKLNGGLGTSMGCKGPKSLIGVRNENTFLDLTVQQIEHLNKTYNADVPLVLMNSFNTDEDTKKILQKYTHHRVKIHTFNQSRYPRMNKESLLPVAKDMAMTGENADVWYPPGHGDIYASFYNSGLLEQLIAEGKEYIFVSNIDNLGATVDLYILNHLVSQPNGKRCEFIMEVTDKTRADVKGGTLIQYDGKLRLLEIAQVPKAHVDEFKSVTKFKIFNTNNLWISLSAIKRLQEQNAMDMEIIVNPKTINGGLNVIQLETAVGAAIKCFDNALGINVPRSRFLPVKTTSDLLLVMSNLYSLEAGSLNMSERREFPTTPHVKLGSSFTKVQEYVTRFESIPDMLELDHLTVSGDVTFGKQVSLKGTVIIIANHGDRIDIPAGSMLENKIVSGNLRILDH from the exons ATGGCTGAGTTTCAGGAAGTGATGCGACAGCAGTTGGAGAGCTCTATGCAAGCCGAGCTGGAAAAACTCTTGAGCACAGCCAAAGGTGAAGAAGCTGAG GTGTCTAAGAAGGACTTTGAAGGCTTTAGGAAGTTATTCCAGCGATTTCTGCAGGTGAAGGGACCTTCAGTAGAATGGGCAAAAATCAACAGGCCCCCTGAGTACTCG ATCCAGCCATATGATAAGATCAAGGCCAAGGGTATTCCAGACAACATAGCAGACAGTCTGAATAAGCTGGTGGTGGTGAAGCTGAATGGAGGTCTGGGAACCAGCATGGGCTGCAAAGGGCCTAAGAGCCTTATTGGTGTCCGTAATGAGAACACTTTCCTGGATCTAACTGTCCAACAGATTGAG CACTTGAATAAAACATATAATGCTGATGTTCCACTGGTGCTTATGAATTCTTTCAATACGGATGAAGACACTAAGAAGATCCTACAAAAATACACGCACCACAGAGTCAAGATACACACTTTCAACCAGAGCAg GTATCCACGCATGAATAAGGAGTCCTTGTTGCCGGTCGCTAAGGACATGGCTATGACCGGAGAGAATGCAGATGTGTGGTATCCTCCTGGTCATGGTGACATTTATGCCAGCTTTTATAACTCCGGTCTGTTGGAGCAACTCATCGCTGAAGGGAAGGAGTATATTTTTGTCTCCAACATCGATAACCTGGGCGCAACGGTAGACCTGTACATACTGAACCACCTGGTGAGCCAGCCGAACGGCAAACGCTGTGAGTTCATCATGGAGGTCACAGACAAGACAAGAGCAGATGTGAAG GGAGGTACGCTCATTCAGTATGATGGTAAGCTTCGGTTATTGGAAATCGCCCAGGTTCCCAAAGCTCATGTAGATGAATTCAAATCAGTGACCAAGTTTAAGATCTTCAACACCAACAACCTGTGGATCTCCTTATCTGCCATAAAGAGACTACAGGAACAGAACGCCATGGACATGGAAATCATAGTCAACCCTAAG ACTATAAATGGGGGGCTGAATGTCATTCAGCTGGAGACCGCGGTGGGTGCTGCCATCAAGTGCTTTGATAACGCCTTGGGCATCAACGTGCCTCGCAGCCGCTTCCTTCCTGTCAAAACCACATCTGACCTCCTACTGGTTATGTCCAACCTGTACAGCCTGGAGGCAGGGTCTCTGAACATGAGTGAGAGGCGCGAGTTTCCCACAACTCCTCACGTCAAACTGGGCAGCTCCTTCACCAAG GTTCAAGAATATGTCACACGGTTCGAGAGCATTCCTGACATGCTAGAGTTGGATCACTTGACGGTGTCTGGTGACGTCACCTTCGGAAAGCAAGTCTCTCTAAAG GGAACCGTCATCATCATAGCCAACCATGGAGACCGAATCGACATTCCGGCCGGCTCTATGTTGGAAAACAAAATAGTGTCTGGAAACCTTCGAATCCTGGACCACTGA